Proteins found in one Mesorhizobium sp. CAU 1732 genomic segment:
- a CDS encoding DeoR/GlpR family DNA-binding transcription regulator, which translates to MSRRHGEILRLLREEGTLSVADLAGRLGVSLETVRRDVKPLTDDGQVLKMHGAVGLPSDVGEAPFERRMRENAAAKRAVARHVAGTIRDGESIMLDTGTTTSYLARELLGHRRLTVVTNSSDIARTLATVNGNRVYMAGGELRPDSGAAFGVSAIEFVSRFSVAHAIISTGAIDAVDGVMDYDLEEAEFARMVLSRGQRSLVVTDQTKFGRRGLVHVCGFDGFDELVADAAPSQDVAQAIEAGRARLVLAGPQVTAAYP; encoded by the coding sequence GTGTCACGACGACATGGCGAGATATTGCGGCTCCTGCGCGAGGAGGGGACGCTGTCCGTCGCCGATCTTGCAGGTAGGCTGGGCGTGTCGCTGGAGACCGTGCGCCGCGACGTGAAGCCGCTGACCGATGACGGCCAGGTGCTCAAGATGCACGGCGCCGTCGGCCTGCCGTCGGATGTCGGCGAAGCGCCATTCGAGCGGCGGATGCGCGAAAACGCTGCGGCCAAGCGCGCGGTCGCGCGGCACGTAGCGGGCACCATCCGCGATGGCGAATCCATCATGCTCGATACGGGCACGACCACCAGCTACCTCGCGCGCGAACTGCTCGGCCATCGGCGGCTGACCGTTGTGACGAACTCCTCCGACATCGCGCGCACGCTGGCGACGGTGAACGGCAACCGCGTCTACATGGCCGGCGGCGAACTGCGCCCGGATTCAGGCGCGGCCTTCGGCGTATCCGCGATCGAGTTCGTGTCGCGTTTTTCCGTGGCGCACGCGATCATCTCGACCGGAGCGATCGACGCGGTGGACGGCGTGATGGACTACGATCTGGAAGAGGCCGAATTCGCCCGCATGGTGCTGTCGCGCGGCCAGCGCTCGCTGGTCGTCACCGACCAGACGAAATTCGGGCGGCGCGGACTGGTGCATGTCTGTGGCTTCGACGGGTTCGACGAATTGGTGGCAGACGCGGCGCCGTCACAGGACGTTGCCCAGGCGATAGAAGCAGGTCGGGCGAGGCTGGTTTTGGCCGGGCCGCAGGTCACGGCGGCCTACCCCTGA
- a CDS encoding formate dehydrogenase subunit delta, translating to MSHEDAPFDPHVKIIRMANQIGTFFLSKPHDEGVAGVAEHINKFWEPRMRGHFFEVMDAGGEPLLPIVREAAAAIRRPNAPPGVGMGAGDKANAGSPDGKGQAAGESVGEIAASQG from the coding sequence ATGTCGCATGAAGACGCCCCGTTCGACCCTCACGTCAAGATCATCCGCATGGCGAACCAGATCGGCACGTTCTTCCTGTCGAAGCCGCATGATGAAGGCGTCGCGGGCGTGGCCGAACACATCAACAAATTCTGGGAACCGCGCATGCGCGGACACTTCTTCGAGGTGATGGATGCAGGTGGCGAGCCCCTGCTGCCCATCGTGCGCGAGGCGGCGGCCGCGATCCGGCGGCCCAACGCCCCGCCCGGCGTCGGGATGGGCGCCGGCGATAAGGCCAATGCCGGCTCCCCGGATGGCAAGGGACAGGCGGCAGGCGAATCCGTCGGCGAAATCGCCGCCTCTCAGGGGTAG
- the fdhD gene encoding formate dehydrogenase accessory sulfurtransferase FdhD, with protein sequence MTRPPLTSTIRIARRASGTQAAARMVPEETPVALSYAGTTHAVMMASPADFEDFALGFSLTEGIIASSIEIDTIAVEDVEAGIDIQIRLKDTANTRFEQRRRRLAGPVGCGLCGIESIDEAMRSVRDVRKSTLTLGAEDVTQAVKLLSKLQPMHAQTGAVHAAGFYVPGKGVVLAREDVGRHNALDKLAGALAKAGIGGASGAVVVTSRVSVEMVQKTAAIGASAIIAVSAPTALAIRTADEAGMTLVALVRGDEFDIFTHPERVTSGAAQNVA encoded by the coding sequence ATGACCCGCCCGCCCCTCACCTCCACGATCCGCATCGCACGACGCGCCTCCGGCACGCAGGCAGCCGCGCGCATGGTGCCGGAGGAAACGCCCGTCGCGCTGTCCTACGCGGGCACGACCCATGCGGTGATGATGGCCTCGCCCGCGGATTTCGAGGATTTCGCGCTCGGCTTCTCGCTCACCGAAGGCATCATCGCGTCCTCCATTGAAATCGACACGATCGCGGTTGAGGATGTCGAGGCAGGCATCGACATCCAAATCCGTCTCAAGGACACCGCCAACACGCGGTTCGAGCAGCGCCGCAGGCGGCTCGCCGGTCCGGTCGGCTGCGGGCTGTGCGGCATCGAATCCATCGACGAGGCGATGCGCTCGGTCCGCGACGTGCGTAAGTCGACGCTGACGCTTGGTGCCGAAGACGTCACCCAGGCGGTGAAACTCCTGTCCAAGCTGCAGCCCATGCACGCCCAGACCGGCGCGGTGCACGCGGCCGGCTTCTACGTTCCGGGCAAGGGCGTCGTGCTGGCGCGCGAAGATGTCGGCCGCCACAACGCGCTCGACAAGCTCGCCGGCGCGCTTGCAAAAGCAGGCATCGGCGGCGCGTCGGGCGCAGTCGTGGTCACCAGCCGCGTTTCCGTCGAGATGGTGCAGAAAACGGCTGCGATTGGCGCATCCGCCATCATCGCGGTTTCGGCGCCGACGGCACTTGCCATTCGCACGGCCGACGAGGCCGGCATGACGCTCGTCGCGCTCGTGCGCGGCGATGAATTCGACATCTTCACGCATCCTGAACGCGTGACCAGCGGAGCAGCCCAGAATGTCGCATGA
- the fdhF gene encoding formate dehydrogenase subunit alpha, translating into MGLVHEIDYGTPASKSTEQVTLNVDGFDVTVPAGTSIMRASMEAGIAIPKLCATDMVDAFGSCRLCLVEIEGRNGTPSSCTTPVAPGMVVKTQTTRLKDIRRGVMELYISDHPLDCLTCAANGDCELQTQAGVVGLRDVRYGYEGENHVFNKQDGADNFRWMAKDESNPYFTYDPSKCIVCSRCVRACEEVQGTFALTIEGRGFESRVSPGMHQPFLESECVSCGACVQACPTATLTEKSVIQIGQPEHSVITTCAYCGVGCSFKAEMRGDELVRMVPWKDGKANRGHSCVKGRFAYGYATHKERILNPMIREKITDPWREVTWEEALTHTANEFRRLQYQYGRAAIGGITSSRCTNEETYLVQKLIRQGFGNNNVDTCARVCHSPTGYGLGQTYGTSAGTQDFDSVEDSDVIMVIGANPSAAHPVFASRMKKRIRQGAKLIVLDPRVTETVDSVHAKATHHLPLKPGTNVAVLTALAHVIVTEGLFDEAFIRERCDWSEFEDWAAFVAEPQNSPEEVEKLSGVPAEEIRGAARLYATGGNGAIYYGLGVTEHSQGSTTVIAIANLAMATGNIGRRGVGVNPLRGQNNVQGACDMGSFPHELPGYRHISGDAVRDIYDSLWGTKLDNEPGLRIPNMLDAAVEGTFKGIYIQGEDILQSDPDTKHVSAGLAAMECVVVHDLFLNETARYAHVFLPGSTFLEKDGTFTNAERRINRVRKVMAPKNGLSDWEVTQKLAQAMGLSWSYAHPSQIMDEIAATTPSFAKVSYAYLEEMGSVQWPCNEQAPLGTPIMHIDGFVRGKGKFIRTEYVATDEKTGPRFPLLLTTGRILSQYNVGAQTRRTDNVVWHGEDRLEIHPHDAEQRGVRDGDWVRLTSRAGETTLRSLITERVAPGVVYTTFHHPDTQANVITTDFSDWATNCPEYKVTAVQVGPSNGPSNWQEEYEDLSQRSRRIAGHMEAAE; encoded by the coding sequence ATGGGTCTCGTTCACGAAATCGACTACGGCACACCGGCCTCGAAATCGACAGAGCAGGTCACGCTCAATGTCGACGGGTTCGACGTCACCGTTCCCGCCGGCACCTCGATCATGCGCGCCTCGATGGAGGCCGGCATCGCGATCCCCAAGCTCTGCGCGACCGACATGGTCGATGCGTTCGGGTCCTGCCGCCTCTGTCTCGTCGAGATCGAAGGCCGCAACGGCACGCCGTCCTCCTGCACGACGCCGGTTGCGCCGGGCATGGTGGTCAAGACCCAGACCACACGCCTCAAGGATATCCGTCGCGGCGTGATGGAACTCTACATCTCCGACCATCCGCTCGACTGCCTGACGTGTGCTGCCAATGGCGACTGCGAATTGCAGACGCAGGCCGGTGTCGTCGGCCTGCGCGATGTGCGCTATGGCTACGAGGGTGAGAACCACGTCTTCAATAAGCAGGACGGCGCGGACAATTTCCGCTGGATGGCAAAGGACGAGTCCAACCCCTACTTCACCTACGACCCGTCAAAGTGCATCGTCTGCTCGCGCTGCGTGCGCGCCTGCGAGGAGGTGCAGGGCACCTTCGCGCTGACGATCGAAGGTCGCGGCTTCGAAAGCCGCGTCTCGCCCGGCATGCACCAACCGTTTCTCGAGAGCGAGTGCGTCTCCTGCGGCGCCTGCGTGCAGGCCTGCCCGACCGCGACGCTGACCGAAAAGTCGGTGATCCAGATCGGCCAGCCGGAACACTCCGTGATCACCACCTGCGCCTATTGCGGCGTCGGTTGCTCCTTCAAGGCCGAGATGCGCGGCGACGAACTCGTTCGCATGGTTCCGTGGAAGGACGGCAAGGCCAATCGCGGCCATAGCTGCGTCAAGGGTCGCTTCGCCTATGGCTATGCGACGCACAAGGAGCGCATCCTCAACCCGATGATCCGCGAAAAGATCACCGATCCATGGCGCGAGGTCACGTGGGAAGAGGCGCTGACCCATACCGCCAATGAATTCCGCCGCCTCCAGTACCAGTACGGGCGCGCCGCGATCGGCGGCATCACCTCGTCGCGCTGCACCAATGAGGAAACCTATCTCGTCCAGAAACTGATCCGGCAGGGTTTCGGCAACAACAACGTCGATACCTGCGCCCGCGTCTGCCACTCGCCGACCGGCTACGGCCTCGGCCAGACCTATGGCACCTCGGCCGGCACGCAGGATTTCGACTCGGTCGAGGATTCCGACGTGATCATGGTGATCGGCGCCAATCCATCGGCTGCGCATCCGGTTTTCGCCTCGCGCATGAAGAAGCGCATCCGCCAGGGCGCCAAGCTGATCGTGCTCGATCCGCGCGTCACGGAGACGGTGGATTCCGTCCACGCCAAGGCGACGCACCATCTGCCGCTCAAGCCCGGCACGAATGTCGCGGTGCTGACCGCGCTCGCCCATGTCATCGTCACCGAAGGCCTGTTCGACGAGGCGTTCATCCGCGAGCGTTGCGACTGGTCGGAGTTCGAGGACTGGGCGGCCTTCGTCGCCGAGCCGCAGAACTCGCCGGAAGAAGTCGAGAAGCTCTCCGGCGTGCCGGCCGAGGAAATCCGCGGCGCCGCGCGCCTCTATGCGACGGGAGGCAACGGCGCGATCTATTACGGCCTCGGCGTCACCGAGCACAGCCAAGGCTCGACGACCGTCATCGCGATCGCCAACCTCGCCATGGCCACGGGCAATATCGGCCGGCGCGGCGTCGGCGTGAACCCGCTGCGCGGGCAGAACAACGTCCAGGGCGCGTGCGACATGGGCTCGTTCCCGCACGAGCTTCCCGGCTACCGCCACATCTCGGGCGATGCCGTGCGCGACATCTACGATTCGCTCTGGGGCACCAAGCTCGACAACGAGCCGGGCCTGCGCATCCCGAACATGCTGGACGCGGCCGTCGAGGGCACGTTCAAGGGCATCTACATCCAGGGCGAGGACATCCTTCAGTCAGACCCGGACACGAAGCACGTCTCCGCCGGCCTCGCCGCGATGGAGTGCGTCGTCGTGCACGACCTCTTCCTCAACGAGACGGCACGCTACGCCCATGTCTTCCTGCCGGGCTCGACCTTCCTGGAGAAGGACGGCACCTTCACCAATGCCGAGCGCCGCATCAACCGCGTGCGCAAGGTGATGGCGCCCAAGAACGGCCTGTCGGACTGGGAAGTCACGCAGAAACTCGCGCAGGCGATGGGGCTTAGCTGGTCCTATGCGCATCCGTCGCAGATCATGGATGAGATCGCCGCAACCACGCCGAGCTTCGCCAAGGTTTCCTATGCCTATCTCGAGGAAATGGGCTCCGTTCAGTGGCCCTGCAACGAGCAGGCACCGCTCGGCACGCCGATCATGCATATCGACGGCTTCGTGCGCGGCAAGGGCAAGTTCATCCGCACCGAATATGTCGCAACCGACGAGAAGACCGGCCCGCGCTTCCCGCTTCTGCTCACCACCGGCCGCATCCTGTCGCAGTACAATGTCGGCGCTCAGACGCGTCGCACCGACAACGTCGTCTGGCATGGTGAGGACAGGCTGGAAATCCACCCGCACGACGCCGAACAGCGCGGCGTGCGCGACGGCGATTGGGTGCGGCTGACCAGCCGCGCGGGCGAGACGACCCTGCGCTCACTCATCACCGAGCGCGTCGCGCCGGGCGTGGTCTACACGACATTCCACCACCCCGACACGCAGGCCAACGTCATCACAACCGACTTCTCCGACTGGGCGACCAACTGCCCGGAATACAAGGTCACCGCGGTTCAGGTCGGCCCCTCCAACGGCCCCTCCAACTGGCAGGAAGAGTACGAAGACCTCTCGCAGCGCTCGCGCCGCATCGCGGGGCACATGGAAGCTGCGGAGTGA
- a CDS encoding NADH-quinone oxidoreductase subunit NuoF yields MTTIYISKDSGALALGAEKVAKAVRAEIEKRSLDVKIVRTGSRGLYWLEPMVEIETEAGRVAYGPVKPSDVASLFDADFLSGGNHEKSRGKTDEIPFLSRQSRLTFARCGITDPLSLGDYEAHGGLTGLRKAVSMTPADIVKTVTDSGLRGRGGAGFPTGIKWKTVMDAVADRKYIVCNADEGDSATFADRMIMEGDPFVLIEGMAIAGIATGATKGYIYIRSEYPHAIAAMNAAIDVARHFGILGATVLGSPNAFDMEVRVGAGAYVCGEETSLLNSLEGKRGVVRAKPPLPALQGLFGKPTVVNNVISLASVPVILDKGADHYRDFGIGRSRGTIPIQIAGNVKHGGLFEAGFGMTLGEIVDEIGGGTATGRPVKAVQVGGPLGAYFPRELFDTPFDYEAFAAKDGLIGHAGITVFDDTADMLKQARFAMEFCAIESCGKCTPCRIGSTRGVETIDKIGAGIEPEKNLALVADLCNTMKFGSLCALGGFTPYPVMSAIHHFPDDFAPQAKLEAAE; encoded by the coding sequence ATGACCACAATCTACATCTCGAAGGATTCCGGCGCGCTGGCGCTCGGCGCTGAAAAGGTCGCCAAGGCCGTTCGCGCGGAGATCGAGAAGCGCTCGCTCGACGTGAAGATCGTGCGCACCGGATCGCGCGGCCTCTACTGGCTCGAACCCATGGTCGAAATCGAGACGGAGGCCGGCCGTGTCGCATACGGCCCGGTCAAGCCGTCCGATGTCGCGTCGCTCTTCGATGCGGATTTTCTATCGGGCGGCAATCACGAAAAATCACGCGGCAAGACCGACGAAATCCCGTTCCTCTCCCGCCAGAGCCGCCTCACCTTCGCGCGCTGCGGCATCACCGATCCGCTGTCGCTCGGCGACTATGAGGCCCATGGCGGCCTGACCGGCCTGCGCAAGGCCGTCTCCATGACGCCCGCCGACATCGTCAAGACCGTGACCGATTCCGGCCTGCGTGGGCGCGGCGGTGCAGGCTTTCCGACCGGCATCAAGTGGAAGACGGTGATGGATGCGGTGGCTGACCGCAAATACATCGTCTGCAACGCCGACGAAGGCGACTCCGCCACCTTCGCCGACCGCATGATCATGGAGGGCGATCCCTTCGTGCTCATCGAGGGCATGGCGATCGCCGGCATCGCGACCGGCGCCACCAAGGGCTACATCTACATCCGCTCGGAATATCCGCATGCGATCGCCGCCATGAACGCGGCCATCGACGTCGCGCGGCATTTCGGCATCCTCGGCGCGACCGTGCTCGGCTCGCCCAACGCCTTCGACATGGAAGTGCGCGTCGGTGCCGGCGCCTATGTCTGCGGCGAGGAAACCTCACTGCTCAACTCGCTCGAAGGCAAGCGGGGCGTGGTCCGCGCCAAGCCGCCGCTGCCCGCGTTACAGGGTCTTTTCGGCAAGCCCACCGTCGTCAACAACGTGATTTCGCTGGCGTCCGTTCCCGTCATTCTCGACAAGGGCGCGGACCATTACCGCGATTTCGGCATCGGTCGCTCGCGCGGCACGATCCCGATCCAGATTGCCGGCAATGTGAAGCATGGCGGGCTGTTCGAGGCCGGCTTCGGCATGACGCTGGGCGAAATCGTCGACGAGATCGGCGGCGGTACGGCAACCGGTCGTCCGGTCAAGGCGGTTCAGGTCGGCGGACCGCTCGGCGCGTATTTCCCGCGTGAACTTTTCGACACGCCCTTCGACTACGAAGCGTTCGCGGCCAAGGACGGGTTGATCGGGCACGCCGGCATCACGGTGTTCGACGATACGGCCGACATGCTCAAGCAGGCGCGCTTCGCGATGGAGTTCTGCGCCATCGAGAGTTGCGGCAAGTGCACGCCCTGCCGCATCGGCTCGACGCGCGGCGTCGAGACGATCGACAAGATCGGCGCCGGCATCGAGCCGGAAAAGAACCTCGCGCTCGTCGCCGACCTCTGCAACACGATGAAATTCGGATCGCTCTGCGCGCTCGGCGGCTTCACGCCCTATCCCGTCATGAGCGCCATCCACCATTTCCCCGACGACTTCGCGCCACAGGCGAAATTGGAGGCGGCGGAATGA
- a CDS encoding formate dehydrogenase subunit gamma — MQPQGTETAARVAAIIDDLKGLEGPLLPILHEIQHEFGFVPTETLPVIAAALNISNAEVHGVVSFYHDYRREPAGRHVLKLCQAEACQSMGSERVAAMVKQALGIGFHETAADGSVTLEPVYCLGLCACAPAAMLDGEVIGRLDADAIDDIVAEVRT; from the coding sequence ATGCAGCCGCAAGGTACCGAAACCGCCGCACGCGTGGCCGCGATCATCGACGACCTCAAGGGTCTCGAAGGTCCGCTCCTGCCGATTCTGCATGAAATCCAGCACGAGTTCGGTTTCGTGCCGACCGAAACGCTCCCCGTGATCGCGGCGGCGCTCAACATTTCCAACGCCGAGGTCCATGGCGTCGTCAGCTTCTACCACGATTACCGCCGAGAGCCCGCGGGACGCCATGTGCTGAAGCTCTGTCAGGCCGAAGCCTGCCAGTCGATGGGCTCCGAGCGCGTTGCCGCGATGGTCAAGCAGGCCCTCGGCATCGGCTTCCATGAAACCGCGGCGGACGGCTCCGTCACGCTCGAGCCGGTCTACTGCCTGGGGCTCTGCGCCTGCGCGCCGGCTGCGATGCTCGACGGCGAGGTGATCGGCAGGCTCGATGCGGATGCGATCGACGACATCGTCGCAGAGGTGCGGACGTGA
- a CDS encoding LysR family transcriptional regulator — MIDKLEFFIALARSRHFGRAAEDLGITQPTLSAAIKQLEDQLGVMLVQRGSRFQGLTPEGEQVLIWARRITGDARTMREEMRAARHGLSGRVRIAAIPTALAMVPRLTTPFRERHPGVTFTVLSRTSIEVLSLLGNFDIEVGITYLDNEPLGRVISVPLYSERYQLITAAGNVYSDRTQVTWAEVADLPLCLLTPDMQNRRIIDQHLAEAGASARPTLESNSMIVLFSHIRTGKWSSIMPLNLAETFGFAEPIRAIPIVEPDASHLVGLVAAEREPHTPLVAALLDQAKALADDFSARK, encoded by the coding sequence ATGATCGACAAGCTCGAATTCTTCATCGCTCTCGCCCGCAGCCGCCATTTCGGCCGGGCGGCGGAGGATTTGGGCATCACGCAACCCACGCTCTCTGCCGCGATCAAGCAACTGGAAGACCAGCTCGGCGTCATGCTGGTGCAGCGGGGCTCCCGCTTCCAGGGTCTGACGCCGGAGGGCGAGCAGGTGCTGATCTGGGCGCGCCGCATCACCGGCGACGCACGTACCATGCGCGAGGAAATGCGCGCCGCGCGGCACGGCCTCTCGGGTCGCGTCCGCATCGCTGCGATCCCGACCGCACTGGCCATGGTTCCCAGGCTGACCACGCCGTTTCGCGAGCGTCACCCGGGCGTTACCTTCACCGTCCTGTCGCGCACGTCGATCGAGGTTCTGTCGCTGCTCGGCAATTTCGACATCGAGGTCGGCATCACCTATCTCGACAACGAGCCGCTCGGCCGCGTCATTTCCGTGCCGCTCTATTCGGAGCGGTATCAACTCATCACCGCGGCAGGAAACGTCTATTCCGACCGTACGCAGGTCACCTGGGCGGAAGTGGCGGACCTGCCGCTCTGCCTCCTGACGCCCGACATGCAGAACCGCCGCATCATCGACCAGCATCTGGCGGAAGCGGGCGCATCTGCGCGCCCGACGCTGGAGAGCAATTCGATGATCGTGCTGTTTTCCCATATCCGGACCGGCAAATGGTCCTCGATCATGCCGCTCAACCTGGCCGAGACCTTCGGCTTCGCGGAGCCGATCCGGGCCATCCCCATCGTCGAGCCGGATGCCAGCCATCTCGTCGGACTGGTCGCAGCGGAACGCGAGCCGCACACGCCCCTCGTCGCGGCGCTTCTGGACCAGGCAAAGGCGCTGGCCGACGATTTTTCCGCCCGTAAGTAG
- a CDS encoding NAD(P)H-dependent oxidoreductase, translating to MKPRLNIIIASTRPGRIGPKVAAWIDASAKKHGKFDVSLVDLVDFNLPVYDEPKHPSMQDYKHDHTKAWSKSVASADAYLFVMPEYNYCAPPSLVNALTYVSKEWAYKPAGIVSYGGLSGGLRAAQSIKPLLTSVRVMPLPEGVAIPYVSKAIENDEFKASDMMEEGAGVMLGELHRWTEALKSMRS from the coding sequence TTGAAGCCACGTCTGAACATCATCATCGCCAGCACACGACCCGGCCGCATCGGTCCAAAGGTCGCGGCATGGATCGACGCCTCTGCCAAAAAGCACGGAAAATTCGACGTGTCGCTGGTCGATCTCGTCGATTTCAACCTGCCGGTCTACGACGAGCCGAAGCATCCGAGCATGCAGGACTACAAGCACGACCATACGAAAGCGTGGTCGAAGAGCGTCGCGTCGGCCGATGCCTATCTGTTCGTGATGCCGGAGTACAATTACTGCGCGCCGCCGTCGCTGGTGAACGCGCTCACCTATGTCTCGAAGGAATGGGCATACAAGCCGGCCGGCATCGTCAGCTATGGCGGATTGTCAGGCGGGTTGCGCGCGGCGCAGTCGATCAAGCCGCTGCTCACGAGTGTTCGTGTCATGCCGTTGCCCGAGGGCGTGGCGATCCCCTACGTCTCCAAGGCCATCGAGAACGACGAATTCAAGGCGTCGGACATGATGGAGGAAGGTGCTGGCGTGATGCTCGGCGAACTCCATCGCTGGACCGAGGCGCTGAAATCCATGCGCTCATAA
- a CDS encoding VOC family protein: MRFVAYLSFDGKCREAFEFYAGVLDGEIKAMISNGETPMAEHFSPESQDKIMNAYLVADGAELMGADTPDSMPYAPPEGFTLSIQLDDDARAERIFAALAEDGDVRMPMEATFWARKFGMLIDKYGIPWMVNSGMIEQST; the protein is encoded by the coding sequence ATGCGATTTGTTGCCTACCTCTCATTCGATGGAAAGTGCCGCGAGGCCTTCGAATTCTACGCCGGGGTTCTGGACGGCGAGATCAAGGCCATGATCAGCAACGGCGAAACGCCGATGGCCGAGCATTTCAGCCCGGAATCGCAGGACAAGATCATGAACGCCTATCTGGTCGCCGACGGCGCCGAACTGATGGGCGCGGATACGCCGGACAGCATGCCCTACGCACCCCCGGAGGGTTTCACCCTCTCGATCCAGCTTGACGACGATGCGCGGGCGGAGCGCATCTTTGCCGCGCTCGCCGAGGACGGCGACGTGCGCATGCCGATGGAGGCGACGTTCTGGGCGCGCAAGTTCGGCATGCTGATCGACAAATACGGCATCCCGTGGATGGTCAATTCCGGGATGATCGAGCAGTCAACATAA
- a CDS encoding VOC family protein: MQTITTCLWFETQAEEAARFYTSIFKNAKMGRIVQAPKDTPGNDGSVPLTVEFEIEGNQFVGLNGGKMDFSFNHAISFQVECKDQAEVDYYWDRLGDGGKDVQCGWLVDRYGLSWQIVPRVLIELYSGPDREKANRVNKAMMKMVKLDIAALEAAARG, from the coding sequence ATGCAGACGATAACAACATGCCTGTGGTTCGAGACCCAGGCCGAGGAAGCGGCCCGCTTCTACACCTCGATCTTCAAGAACGCGAAGATGGGCCGCATCGTCCAGGCTCCGAAGGATACGCCGGGCAATGACGGCTCGGTCCCGCTGACGGTCGAGTTCGAGATCGAAGGCAACCAGTTCGTCGGCCTCAACGGCGGAAAGATGGATTTCAGCTTCAACCACGCCATCTCGTTCCAGGTCGAGTGCAAGGACCAGGCCGAGGTCGACTATTACTGGGACAGACTGGGCGACGGCGGCAAGGACGTGCAGTGCGGCTGGTTGGTCGACCGTTACGGCCTCTCATGGCAGATCGTGCCGCGCGTGCTGATCGAGCTGTATTCCGGCCCGGATCGCGAGAAGGCCAACCGGGTAAACAAGGCGATGATGAAAATGGTGAAGCTCGACATCGCCGCGCTCGAAGCTGCCGCGCGCGGCTGA
- a CDS encoding Mrp/NBP35 family ATP-binding protein, with the protein MSVTKEAVLETLKTIKGPDFEGDLVSLGLVSDIFIANSKVFFSITVPSARAQELEPLRSAAERAVKSMPGVEGAVVALTAEKKGGGMEAAPPRPTPPRPAAPARPAPPPPAAAPASRQQGRRGVPGVAAIIAVASGKGGVGKSTTAANIALGLAALGLKVGVLDADIYGPSMPRLLGISGRPQTVDGKILKPMENYGLKVMSMGFLVEEETPMIWRGPMVMSALTQMLREVEWGALDVLVVDMPPGTGDAQLTMAQQVPLAGAVIVSTPQDLALIDARKGLNMFKKVDVPLLGIVENMSYFIAPDTGARYDIFGHGGARREAERLGVPFLGEVPLTMDVRESSDAGTPVVVSNPEGPQAKVYREIAAKVWERLKAEQTATEAAAPAIVFE; encoded by the coding sequence ATGTCCGTCACCAAAGAAGCCGTTTTAGAAACGCTCAAGACGATCAAGGGACCCGACTTCGAGGGAGACCTGGTCTCGCTGGGCCTCGTTTCGGATATCTTCATCGCCAATTCGAAGGTGTTCTTCTCGATCACCGTACCGTCCGCCCGTGCGCAGGAACTCGAGCCCTTGCGCTCGGCGGCCGAACGCGCCGTGAAATCCATGCCAGGCGTGGAAGGCGCGGTCGTCGCACTGACGGCGGAAAAGAAGGGCGGCGGCATGGAAGCGGCGCCTCCGCGTCCCACACCGCCGCGTCCCGCAGCACCGGCTCGTCCAGCGCCCCCGCCCCCCGCAGCCGCACCGGCAAGCCGCCAGCAGGGCAGGCGCGGCGTGCCCGGCGTCGCGGCGATCATCGCTGTCGCATCGGGCAAGGGCGGGGTCGGCAAGTCGACCACCGCCGCCAACATCGCGCTCGGTCTTGCCGCTCTCGGGTTGAAGGTGGGCGTTCTGGACGCCGACATCTACGGCCCGTCCATGCCACGGCTTCTCGGTATCTCGGGCCGCCCGCAGACCGTCGATGGCAAGATCCTGAAGCCGATGGAGAATTACGGCCTCAAGGTCATGTCGATGGGTTTCCTCGTCGAGGAGGAGACGCCGATGATCTGGCGCGGGCCGATGGTGATGTCGGCGCTGACGCAGATGCTGCGCGAGGTGGAATGGGGTGCGCTCGACGTGCTGGTGGTGGATATGCCGCCCGGCACCGGCGACGCGCAGCTCACCATGGCGCAGCAGGTGCCGCTCGCAGGTGCCGTGATCGTCTCGACGCCGCAGGATTTGGCCCTGATCGATGCCCGCAAGGGGCTCAACATGTTCAAGAAGGTCGATGTGCCGCTGCTCGGCATCGTCGAGAATATGAGCTACTTCATCGCGCCCGACACCGGCGCGCGCTACGACATCTTCGGGCATGGCGGCGCACGCCGCGAGGCGGAACGTCTTGGCGTACCCTTCCTGGGCGAAGTGCCGCTGACCATGGACGTCCGCGAAAGCTCGGATGCCGGCACGCCGGTCGTCGTCTCGAACCCGGAAGGCCCGCAGGCCAAGGTGTATCGCGAGATCGCCGCCAAGGTCTGGGAGAGGCTGAAGGCGGAGCAGACCGCGACCGAAGCGGCAGCGCCTGCGATTGTGTTTGAATAG